One Panicum virgatum strain AP13 chromosome 9K, P.virgatum_v5, whole genome shotgun sequence genomic region harbors:
- the LOC120652934 gene encoding uncharacterized protein LOC120652934 gives MTTRSGGDHHGNAAPWYPPQRRPHYGYGGGSASFRGCCCCIFLLLTFLALLALAVALVVVLVVKPRKPQFDLNQVSVQYLLVTPPTSPAAAPAGVPGAAYLSLNITLLFTAVNPNKVGIRYGATAFDVMYHGVPLGVAAVPGFEQPAHSTRLLQTRVIVDRFNVLQADAQDLVRDAAIRDSVELRITGDVGAKILVLGFSSPKVQVSVDCAIAISPRSQSLKYKQCGVDGLSV, from the exons ATGACGACCCGATCCGGCGGCGACCACCACGGCAACGCGGCGCCCTGGtacccgccgcagcgccgcccgcaCTACGGGTACGGCGGCGGGTCCGCCTCCTtccgcggctgctgctgctgcatcttcCTGCTGCTCACCTTCCTAGCGCTCCTCGCCCTCGCGGTCGCGCTCGTCGTCGTGCTCGTGGTGAAGCCCCGCAAGCCGCAGTTCGACCTCAACCAGGTGTCCGTGCAGTACCTCCTCGTGACCCCGCCGACGTCCCCCGCGGCGGCCCCGGCCGGCGTGCCCGGCGCCGCCTACCTCTCCCTCAACATCACGCTGCTCTTCACCGCCGTGAACCCCAACAAGGTGGGCATCCGGTACGGCGCCACGGCCTTCGACGTCATGTACCACGGGGTGCCGctcggggtggcggcggtgccCGGGTTCGAGCAGCCCGCGCACAGCACGCGCCTGCTCCAGACCCGCGTCATCGTCGACCGCTTCAACGTGCTCCAGGCCGACGCCCAGGATCTCGTCCGCGACGCCGCGATCCGCGACAGCGTCGAGCTCCGCATCACCGGGGACGTCGGCGCCAAGATCCTCGTGCTCGGCTTCTCCTCCCCGAAGGTCCAG GTGTCGGTGGATTGCGCGATCGCCATCAGTCCGAGGAGCCAGTCGCTGAAATACAAGCAGTGCGGCGTGGACGGGCTAAGCGTGTag
- the LOC120652935 gene encoding eukaryotic translation initiation factor NCBP-like — protein sequence MEPAVEKKEAEQEEQQLPQARKEDAPAAEEDEADSEETERRNRDLKAGLHPLRRKLVLWYTRRTPGARSQSYEDNIKKIIDFSTVESFWVCYCHLARPSSLPSPTDLHLFKDGIRPLWEDPANQNGGKWIIRFKKAVSGRFWEDLVLVLVGDQLEYSDDVCGVVLSVRFNEDILSVWNRNASDHQAVMTLRDSIKRHLKLPHSYLMEYKPHDASRRDNSSYRNTWLRG from the exons ATGGAGCCGGCGGTAGAGAAGAAGGAGGCCGaacaggaggagcagcagctgcCGCAAGCGCGCAAGGAAgacgcgcccgccgccgaggaggacgaggcagaTTCGGAGGAGACCGAGCGCCGCAACCGCGACCTCAAGGCCGGCCTCCACCCCCTTAGG CGCAAGCTGGTTCTCTGGTACACGCGCCGGACGCCTGGGGCGAGGTCGCAGTCGTACGAGGACAACATCAAGAAGATCATCGATTTCAGCACT GTCGAATCGTTCTGGGTTTGCTACTGTCACCTCGCGCGCCCGTCTTCTCTGCCGAGCCCCACTGATCTTCATCTCTTCAAGGATGGCATCCGGCCACTTTGGGAG GACCCTGCGAATCAGAATGGTGGCAAGTGGATAATTAGGTTCAAGAAGGCTGTTTCAGGCCGTTTCTGGGAGGATTTG GTGCTGGTGCTAGTAGGCGACCAACTTGAATATAGTGATGATGTTTGTGGTGTTGTGCTCAGTGTCCGTTTTAATGAAGACATTTTAAGTGTTTGGAATCGGAACGCATCTGACCACCAG GCTGTGATGACTTTAAGGGATTCAATCAAGAGACACCTTAAGCTGCCACACAGCTATTTGATGGAGTACAAACCACATGATGCTTCGCGACGCGACAACTCATCCTACAGGAACACATGGCTGAGAGGATAA